Part of the Chloroflexota bacterium genome is shown below.
AGCAGTTTATGAAGATCATCTCACTTGCTCCAGAAGTGTTGTAACATTCTTCACGAGCTGTGGTACAATACAACGCTTGTGGGCAACCACATAGCGGTGACTATGGAGGCAAAACCATGCACGTCAAAAAGGGCGACCGCGTAGTGGTCCTTAGTGGGCGCGAAAAAGGCCGCGAAGGTGTAATCAAGCTGTCTTTGCCCAAAAAAGAACGCGTCGTCGTTGAAAATGTTAATATTGTCAAAAAACACGTTAAGCCAATGGGGAATCGCCAAGGCGGTATCCTCGAAGTTGAAGCAGCTTTGCATGTCTCAAAAGTCATGTTGATC
Proteins encoded:
- the rplX gene encoding 50S ribosomal protein L24, yielding MHVKKGDRVVVLSGREKGREGVIKLSLPKKERVVVENVNIVKKHVKPMGNRQGGILEVEAALHVSKVMLICPACGKPSRTGHRVNDEGKKVRVCKQCNADVA